In the Variovorax sp. S12S4 genome, one interval contains:
- a CDS encoding LysR family transcriptional regulator, giving the protein MNLIWLDDFLALAATGNFSRAADERHSSQPAFSRRIRALEEWIGADLFDRSTQPATLTEVGEWFAAVAQELIARVARVPGDARKIAEASSVTLRIACTHALSMTFLPRWIRSLESSITLGPVQLMSDVLQRCESLMLQSKVQFVLSHAHPDAHGALDADTYESARIGGDMLIAVSAPDGSGKPLHQLSRKGASAVPVLLYSEESGLGRIMRALVSPRLESLDVQVVFTAHLASVLRTMALDGRGIAWLPQTLVEEDIGQGRLVAAASSEWAVPLEIRLYRDSKLLGKAANEFWSAAIR; this is encoded by the coding sequence ATGAACCTGATCTGGCTTGACGACTTCCTGGCGTTGGCGGCAACAGGCAACTTCTCGCGCGCAGCCGATGAACGCCATAGCTCCCAGCCCGCATTCAGCCGCCGCATTCGCGCGCTGGAAGAGTGGATCGGCGCCGACCTGTTCGACCGCAGCACGCAGCCCGCCACGCTCACCGAAGTGGGTGAGTGGTTTGCCGCGGTGGCGCAGGAACTGATCGCGAGGGTGGCCCGCGTACCAGGTGACGCGAGGAAGATTGCGGAGGCCAGTTCGGTGACCCTGCGCATCGCGTGCACGCATGCGCTTTCCATGACTTTTTTGCCGCGATGGATTCGAAGCCTCGAGTCCAGCATCACGCTCGGGCCGGTGCAGCTCATGTCCGACGTGCTTCAGCGCTGCGAATCGCTGATGCTGCAAAGCAAGGTTCAGTTCGTTCTGAGCCACGCACATCCCGATGCGCATGGCGCGCTCGATGCAGACACATACGAATCAGCCCGGATCGGTGGGGACATGCTGATTGCAGTGTCCGCACCCGATGGCTCCGGCAAGCCGCTGCATCAGCTTTCACGCAAAGGCGCATCGGCCGTGCCGGTGCTCTTGTACAGCGAGGAATCGGGGCTGGGGCGCATCATGCGCGCCTTGGTGAGCCCGCGGCTGGAGTCGCTCGATGTCCAAGTCGTTTTCACGGCTCATCTCGCCTCGGTGCTCCGGACGATGGCGCTGGACGGCAGGGGCATCGCATGGCTGCCGCAGACCCTTGTGGAAGAAGACATCGGCCAAGGGCGCCTTGTCGCCGCAGCGAGCAGCGAGTGGGCCGTTCCGCTGGAGATCAGGCTCTATCGGGACAGCAAGCTCCTGGGGAAGGCGGCGAATGAATTCTGGAGTGCTGCGATCAGGTGA
- a CDS encoding DUF7661 family protein: MRYRFNVFGRIIAIERVGDAWAAHLAGDDGKRRPAGLAIPSDVPHAELAQYLYDIYHESATPTNGDVFEIEPRGQEPIETRRRQ; the protein is encoded by the coding sequence ATGCGATACCGCTTCAACGTTTTCGGGCGAATCATTGCCATCGAGCGAGTCGGCGACGCATGGGCCGCTCACCTTGCAGGAGACGACGGCAAGCGTCGGCCAGCAGGACTCGCGATTCCGTCCGATGTGCCTCACGCCGAGCTGGCGCAGTATCTCTACGACATCTACCATGAGTCTGCGACGCCCACGAACGGCGATGTCTTCGAGATCGAGCCCCGAGGTCAAGAACCCATAGAGACTCGTCGCCGACAATAG
- a CDS encoding alpha/beta fold hydrolase: MARFVLVPGGWHGAWAFDDVSKVLSSEGHEVQALTLSGLGDEPANGVNLERHIDEVVQAIRGHDTQAILVGHSYGGMVITGAADKEPSRVEAIVYADAYVPDNGASVWSLTTQNYRERFIAGVAADGLSCAPSVHLDRRCRPHPIATFLQAIKLTGAWRNVRSKAFVAAFGWEGSPFIELYERLRLDAEWATHRLDCAHDIPRLAPEPFARILLEYV; this comes from the coding sequence ATGGCAAGATTCGTTTTGGTGCCGGGAGGTTGGCACGGGGCATGGGCCTTCGACGATGTGAGCAAGGTGCTCTCGAGCGAAGGCCACGAAGTGCAGGCGCTCACGCTCTCCGGCCTTGGCGATGAGCCTGCGAACGGGGTCAATCTCGAACGTCATATCGACGAGGTGGTTCAGGCGATTCGGGGGCACGATACGCAGGCCATTCTTGTCGGTCATTCATATGGAGGAATGGTCATCACGGGTGCGGCCGACAAGGAGCCGTCGCGCGTGGAAGCGATCGTTTACGCCGATGCCTATGTGCCGGACAACGGCGCGTCGGTTTGGTCGCTCACCACCCAGAATTATCGGGAGCGTTTCATTGCGGGCGTGGCGGCGGATGGCTTGAGCTGTGCGCCTTCGGTTCATCTGGACAGGCGATGCCGCCCGCACCCCATCGCGACCTTTCTGCAGGCGATCAAGTTGACGGGCGCGTGGCGCAATGTCCGAAGCAAAGCCTTCGTTGCCGCGTTCGGCTGGGAAGGGAGTCCGTTCATCGAGCTGTACGAACGTCTGCGGCTGGACGCCGAATGGGCTACGCATCGTCTGGACTGCGCACACGATATTCCGCGGCTTGCCCCAGAGCCTTTCGCGAGAATCCTCCTGGAGTACGTATAG
- a CDS encoding DNA polymerase II, protein MTSTELQGFILTRHWRDAPAGTEIEYWLATDAGPRKVLLTSRRSVAFVANRHRGAVEAHLTAMPDVQLRELELKTFHQEPVLGVYAKHFRQLGRLARALQAQGISLLEADVRPHDRYLMERFITAGVRVEGGRVERATIVDCKLKPAPEYRPVLKVVSLDIETSQDEALYSIALDGTPERVVFMLGEPPPEPPAGSDEPMAFLLIYCASRKAMIEKLNDWFERNDPDVIIGWNVIQFDLRVLQKTANDCGVQFLLGREGRPIEWRTHPGKQGYLFAPTSGRVIIDGIDALKAAVWSFPSFSLETVSQALLGEGKAIGDEYDKMAEIERRYQEDKPALALYNIRDCELVLRIFDKAKLLQFVMERAQTTGLQADHFGGSIAAFSHHYMPRMHRLGYVAPNVGEIASKAYPGGYVMDSKPGFYDSVVVLDYKSLYPSIIRTFLVDPVGLVEGTNASDPAVCIRGPKGTVFSRDRHCLPEIVTTLWRARDEAKRTKNEPLSQALKLLMNSFAGVLGAAECRFFNPDLVSAVTLRGHEMMKLTREFVERRGYEAIYGDTDSIFIWLKRTHTNEEAHAVAASLAADINDWWTRTLRDEQGLESFLEIEVDTHYKKFFMPTIRGSEVGSKKRYAGLSVDAAGKEEMVYRGLEMARSDWTPLARQFQEGLLSRIFQGAPYKEFVTDYARSTLAGAKDDLLIYRKRLRHRLDAYLVNVPPQVRAARIADEHNGRIGRPKQYQKGGWIQYVMTRNGPEPLETRHSHIDYEHYLTRQLQPIADAILQPIGESFMALTTSQRGLF, encoded by the coding sequence GTGACATCAACCGAACTCCAGGGCTTCATCCTTACCCGCCACTGGCGTGACGCGCCCGCCGGTACAGAGATCGAGTACTGGCTGGCAACCGATGCGGGGCCGAGGAAAGTGTTGCTGACCTCGCGCCGCAGCGTCGCGTTCGTCGCCAATCGGCATCGGGGGGCGGTGGAAGCCCACCTCACGGCCATGCCGGACGTGCAGTTGCGTGAGCTTGAACTGAAGACGTTCCATCAGGAACCTGTCCTCGGTGTGTATGCGAAGCACTTCCGCCAGCTTGGCCGGTTGGCGCGCGCCCTGCAGGCCCAGGGCATTTCCTTGCTCGAGGCCGACGTGCGCCCGCACGACCGCTACCTGATGGAACGCTTCATCACCGCCGGCGTGCGGGTGGAAGGCGGGCGGGTAGAGCGCGCCACCATCGTCGACTGCAAGCTCAAGCCCGCGCCCGAGTACCGTCCCGTGCTGAAGGTCGTGTCGCTGGACATTGAGACGAGCCAAGACGAAGCGCTCTATTCCATCGCGCTGGACGGCACGCCGGAGCGCGTCGTCTTCATGTTGGGCGAGCCGCCGCCAGAGCCGCCAGCCGGGTCTGACGAACCCATGGCCTTTTTGCTGATCTATTGCGCGTCCCGCAAGGCCATGATCGAAAAGCTCAACGACTGGTTCGAGCGGAATGACCCTGACGTCATCATCGGCTGGAACGTCATCCAGTTCGACCTGCGCGTGCTGCAGAAGACGGCCAACGACTGCGGCGTGCAGTTCCTGCTGGGGCGGGAGGGCCGCCCGATCGAATGGCGGACCCATCCGGGCAAGCAGGGCTACCTGTTCGCGCCTACATCGGGCCGGGTCATCATCGACGGCATCGACGCGCTCAAGGCCGCGGTGTGGAGCTTTCCGTCCTTCAGCCTGGAGACCGTCTCGCAAGCGCTGCTCGGTGAAGGCAAGGCCATCGGCGATGAGTACGACAAGATGGCGGAGATCGAGCGACGCTACCAGGAAGACAAGCCCGCGCTCGCGCTCTACAACATCCGGGACTGCGAGCTGGTGCTGCGGATCTTCGACAAGGCCAAGCTGCTGCAGTTCGTGATGGAGCGGGCCCAGACCACCGGCCTGCAGGCCGACCACTTCGGCGGCTCCATCGCTGCGTTCAGCCACCACTACATGCCGCGGATGCACCGCCTGGGTTACGTGGCGCCGAATGTGGGCGAAATTGCGAGCAAGGCCTATCCGGGCGGGTACGTGATGGACTCCAAACCGGGCTTCTACGACTCCGTCGTGGTGCTGGACTACAAGAGCCTCTACCCTTCCATCATCCGGACCTTCCTGGTCGATCCGGTGGGCCTTGTCGAGGGAACGAATGCCAGCGACCCGGCCGTATGCATCAGGGGACCGAAGGGGACAGTCTTTTCGCGGGACAGGCACTGCCTGCCCGAGATCGTGACCACGCTCTGGCGCGCCCGGGACGAGGCCAAGCGGACGAAGAACGAGCCGCTGTCGCAAGCGCTGAAGCTGCTCATGAACTCCTTTGCCGGCGTGCTGGGCGCGGCCGAGTGCCGGTTCTTCAACCCCGATCTGGTGTCCGCCGTCACCCTGCGCGGACACGAGATGATGAAGCTCACGCGCGAGTTCGTGGAGAGGCGGGGCTACGAGGCCATCTATGGCGATACCGACTCCATCTTCATCTGGCTCAAGCGCACCCACACCAACGAGGAGGCGCACGCCGTCGCGGCAAGCCTGGCGGCCGACATCAACGACTGGTGGACGCGCACCCTTCGCGACGAGCAGGGCCTGGAGAGTTTTCTGGAGATCGAGGTGGACACTCACTACAAGAAGTTCTTCATGCCCACCATTCGCGGCTCGGAGGTCGGCAGCAAGAAGCGCTACGCGGGCCTGAGTGTCGATGCCGCCGGCAAGGAGGAGATGGTGTACCGCGGCCTGGAGATGGCACGCAGCGACTGGACCCCGCTGGCGCGGCAGTTCCAGGAGGGCCTGCTTTCACGCATTTTTCAGGGCGCGCCCTACAAGGAATTCGTGACCGACTATGCGAGGTCGACACTGGCCGGCGCCAAGGACGACCTGCTCATCTACCGCAAGCGCCTGCGCCATCGGCTCGACGCCTATCTGGTCAACGTGCCGCCGCAGGTGCGAGCCGCTCGCATTGCCGACGAACACAACGGCCGCATCGGCCGGCCCAAGCAGTATCAGAAAGGCGGCTGGATCCAATACGTGATGACCAGGAACGGGCCGGAGCCGCTGGAAACCCGCCATTCGCACATCGACTACGAGCATTACCTGACCAGGCAGCTCCAGCCGATTGCCGACGCCATTCTCCAGCCCATCGGAGAGAGCTTCATGGCCTTGACGACTTCGCAGCGCGGGCTTTTCTAG
- a CDS encoding sensor histidine kinase translates to MRLAEFINIHSETIVAEAARYARTLAPLAHESELTLRDHIPKILEAIVLDLENSQSSNEAHAKSLGQGAALSGTEDSAAQTHGRQRARSGLQMTQLVAEYRALRAGVLRLWAEKEPVAVSVVDVIRFNEAIDQAVAESVEFFSEETDQLRNVFLGVLGHDLRGPLNAILLTAELISRKTKESPMSEVGVLIRSGRRMASLLDTLLQYNRSALGGGMKIHREHTNLGEQCAAEVELLRAALPDAHIDFSAGADTEGLFDASAVREALGNLVNNAATYGDAGPISVTLTGGVGAVLLKVANTGQEIPSAEIPKLFKALERGSAAGASGNRTSLGLGLFIVQQIVAAHGGQVRCVSSPAGTSFELELPRIAASASPTA, encoded by the coding sequence ATGCGTCTGGCTGAATTCATCAACATCCATAGCGAGACGATCGTCGCCGAGGCGGCACGGTACGCGCGTACGCTGGCGCCCCTTGCACATGAATCGGAGCTGACCCTCAGGGATCACATCCCGAAGATCCTCGAGGCGATCGTGCTCGACCTGGAGAACAGCCAGTCGTCCAACGAAGCGCATGCCAAGTCCCTGGGCCAAGGGGCGGCCCTTTCGGGTACCGAAGATTCCGCTGCTCAAACGCATGGGCGCCAAAGAGCGAGAAGCGGCCTTCAAATGACCCAGCTCGTCGCCGAGTACCGCGCCCTCAGAGCGGGTGTGCTCAGGCTGTGGGCAGAAAAGGAGCCTGTTGCGGTTTCTGTGGTCGACGTCATCCGGTTCAACGAAGCCATCGACCAGGCCGTGGCGGAGTCCGTCGAGTTCTTTTCCGAGGAAACCGATCAGCTCAGGAACGTATTCCTGGGGGTACTGGGGCATGACTTGCGTGGGCCCCTGAATGCGATTCTTCTCACCGCAGAACTCATTTCGAGAAAGACAAAAGAATCGCCGATGTCCGAAGTGGGTGTGCTGATACGCAGCGGGCGGCGAATGGCGTCGCTCCTGGACACTTTGCTGCAGTACAACAGGTCGGCCCTGGGTGGAGGCATGAAGATTCACCGGGAGCACACCAACCTGGGCGAACAATGTGCCGCAGAAGTCGAACTGTTGCGCGCCGCACTTCCGGACGCGCACATCGATTTTTCGGCAGGAGCGGATACAGAGGGCTTGTTCGACGCCTCAGCCGTGCGCGAAGCATTGGGGAACCTGGTCAACAACGCGGCGACCTACGGCGACGCCGGGCCCATTTCGGTGACTTTGACCGGCGGCGTGGGTGCCGTCTTGCTGAAGGTGGCGAATACGGGTCAGGAGATTCCTTCCGCCGAAATTCCCAAGTTGTTCAAGGCCCTTGAGCGAGGTTCCGCAGCCGGCGCCTCCGGCAATCGGACAAGTCTCGGGCTCGGGCTCTTCATCGTGCAGCAGATTGTTGCCGCACATGGCGGACAGGTGCGATGCGTGAGTTCCCCGGCGGGCACGAGCTTCGAGCTCGAACTTCCCCGAATCGCGGCGAGCGCATCACCGACCGCGTAA
- a CDS encoding response regulator transcription factor, protein MKDAARSIRLFLVDDHPLVRDGLRARLGSMPNLEIVGEAGSAAEALALVEELRPDLLLMDVGMKDMNGIDLAALVLQRQPAPHVVMLSMYDNPEYVQKALQVGARGYVLKDAPAAEIVAAIEAVSAGGTFLSPAVSKKLFRNQAPKPLLTPRESEILTALGRGESSKQIARDLGLSVRTVEAHRQSIKRRLGIEGQAELIKYAVEHAREFGGG, encoded by the coding sequence ATGAAAGACGCCGCCCGATCCATCCGCCTCTTTCTGGTCGACGACCACCCGTTGGTGCGCGACGGCCTGCGCGCGCGGCTCGGCTCCATGCCCAACCTCGAGATCGTCGGCGAGGCGGGCAGCGCAGCCGAGGCGCTTGCGCTCGTCGAAGAACTGCGCCCCGACCTGCTGCTGATGGATGTTGGCATGAAGGACATGAACGGCATCGACCTGGCCGCGCTCGTGCTGCAACGCCAGCCCGCGCCGCACGTGGTGATGCTCAGCATGTACGACAACCCCGAGTACGTGCAGAAGGCCTTGCAGGTAGGCGCGCGCGGCTACGTGCTGAAGGACGCGCCGGCCGCCGAGATCGTTGCCGCCATAGAGGCCGTATCGGCCGGCGGCACCTTCCTGAGCCCGGCCGTTTCAAAGAAGCTGTTCCGCAACCAGGCGCCCAAGCCGCTGCTCACGCCGCGCGAGAGCGAAATACTCACGGCGCTGGGCAGGGGTGAATCCAGCAAGCAGATTGCGCGCGACCTCGGGCTCAGCGTTCGCACGGTGGAAGCGCACCGGCAGAGCATCAAACGGCGGCTGGGGATCGAGGGGCAGGCCGAGCTGATCAAGTACGCGGTGGAGCACGCGCGGGAATTTGGGGGCGGGTGA
- a CDS encoding cache domain-containing protein, translating into MNLRTKIVALAVAPLLIALVLVALAVRHQEHDLARRERALIEKSYMDQRRSELRSYVDLAVSIVRPLYDAGLDDEETRNEALRRLAALDYGDDGYFFVYDMQGRSLMHSRQPDLVGKNLWDLRDSRGRFTIQDLIAGARVGGGYVEYEWRKPSSEQMAPKLGYVTALPRWNWMVGTGLYLDDIETTMQALDRQMSANVTTTLLWIAGIAALCLGVVSATGLLLNLSEHRVAEAKLRLLARRVVQSQEEERGHLARELHDGTSQTLVSAKLLIESAVDALDRESQASPPALTKALQRLNDSLLEVRRISHRLRPALLDTLGLPAALQRLGDEFAEEGAIDASIMIEGEAFELSQEAKTALFRVTQEALTNVRKHAKANRVHIALGFSDEDGVRLEIGDDGEGFDVDAMQLDPRRGIGLRNMRERMESIGGRLSVRSGEGGTTIVAEVPTQSAKPE; encoded by the coding sequence ATGAACCTCCGCACCAAGATCGTCGCGCTGGCCGTTGCACCGCTGCTCATCGCGCTGGTGCTGGTTGCCCTGGCGGTGCGCCACCAGGAGCATGACCTGGCGCGGCGCGAGCGTGCGCTCATCGAGAAAAGCTACATGGACCAGCGGCGCAGCGAACTGCGCAGCTATGTCGACCTGGCCGTGAGCATCGTGCGGCCGCTGTACGACGCGGGCCTGGACGACGAAGAAACCCGCAACGAAGCCCTGCGCCGCCTGGCCGCGCTCGACTACGGCGATGACGGCTACTTCTTCGTCTACGACATGCAGGGCCGCTCCCTCATGCATTCGCGCCAGCCCGACCTCGTGGGCAAGAACCTCTGGGACCTGCGCGACTCCCGCGGCCGCTTCACCATACAAGACCTGATTGCCGGCGCGCGCGTGGGCGGCGGCTATGTCGAGTACGAATGGCGCAAGCCCTCCAGCGAGCAGATGGCGCCCAAGCTGGGCTACGTCACCGCGTTGCCGCGCTGGAACTGGATGGTCGGCACCGGCCTGTACCTCGACGACATCGAAACCACCATGCAGGCGCTCGACCGGCAGATGAGCGCCAATGTCACCACCACGCTGCTCTGGATTGCCGGCATTGCCGCGCTGTGCCTGGGCGTGGTGAGCGCCACCGGCCTGCTGCTCAACCTGAGCGAACACCGCGTGGCCGAGGCCAAGCTGCGGCTGCTCGCGCGGCGCGTGGTTCAGTCGCAAGAAGAAGAGCGCGGCCACCTCGCGCGCGAGCTGCACGACGGTACCAGCCAAACGCTGGTGTCCGCCAAGCTGCTCATCGAATCCGCCGTGGATGCACTCGACCGCGAAAGCCAGGCGTCACCGCCCGCACTGACCAAGGCACTGCAAAGGCTCAATGATTCGCTGCTCGAAGTGCGGCGCATTTCGCATCGGCTGCGCCCGGCGCTGCTCGACACCCTTGGCCTGCCCGCCGCATTGCAACGCCTGGGCGACGAGTTTGCGGAAGAGGGCGCCATCGATGCGTCGATCATGATCGAAGGCGAGGCCTTCGAGCTCTCGCAAGAAGCCAAGACCGCGCTCTTCCGCGTCACGCAAGAGGCGCTGACCAATGTGCGCAAGCACGCAAAGGCGAACCGCGTGCACATTGCCCTCGGCTTCTCGGACGAAGACGGTGTGCGGCTGGAGATTGGCGACGACGGCGAAGGTTTCGACGTAGACGCCATGCAGCTCGACCCGCGCCGCGGCATCGGCCTGCGCAACATGCGCGAGCGCATGGAGTCGATCGGCGGGCGGCTCAGCGTGCGGTCTGGCGAAGGCGGAACAACCATCGTGGCCGAAGTGCCGACCCAGAGCGCCAAGCCTGAATAG
- a CDS encoding VTT domain-containing protein: MAQLMSLLVQNAIAIVFAASFAARLGLPVPAAAVLVVSGALLAAGNVSVVGVVVAAVLANLLGDGAWFYAGRRFGYRFMRLLCRISLSPDSCVRRGESLIGRWGGLSLVAAKFVPGVSVVAPPMAGALGMSVWRFIGFDIGAALIWTGVFLGLGWAFRDQIQEVLAMLAQAGGIATLALVVVLAVMLVVRYWRRRAFMRLTGMPRITVDELHDLLAGEVPPLVIDVRGEAGLQVDPRRIPGALSYTLKALQQRHGELPLVGGRDVVLYCNCPNEVSAAQAARVLLARGARRALPLTGGLDAWVASGRPTSLH; encoded by the coding sequence ATGGCACAGCTGATGTCGCTGCTGGTGCAGAACGCGATCGCGATCGTCTTCGCGGCGAGCTTTGCCGCGCGCCTCGGCTTGCCCGTGCCTGCCGCAGCCGTGCTGGTGGTTTCGGGCGCGTTGCTGGCGGCTGGCAATGTCTCGGTGGTGGGCGTGGTGGTGGCTGCGGTGCTTGCCAACCTGCTGGGCGACGGCGCCTGGTTCTATGCCGGGCGGCGTTTCGGCTACCGCTTCATGCGCCTTCTGTGCCGCATCTCGCTGTCGCCCGACTCATGCGTGCGGCGCGGCGAATCGCTCATAGGCCGGTGGGGCGGCCTCTCGCTGGTGGCCGCCAAGTTCGTGCCCGGCGTCTCGGTGGTGGCGCCGCCGATGGCCGGTGCGCTGGGCATGTCGGTGTGGCGCTTCATCGGGTTCGATATTGGCGCCGCACTCATCTGGACCGGCGTTTTCCTCGGGCTCGGCTGGGCTTTTCGCGACCAGATCCAGGAGGTGCTGGCCATGCTCGCGCAGGCTGGCGGCATTGCGACGCTTGCGCTTGTGGTTGTGCTGGCCGTGATGCTGGTTGTGCGCTACTGGCGCCGCCGCGCATTCATGCGGCTGACCGGCATGCCGCGCATCACCGTGGACGAGCTGCACGATCTGCTGGCCGGCGAGGTGCCGCCGCTGGTCATCGATGTGCGTGGAGAGGCCGGCCTGCAGGTCGACCCGCGCCGCATTCCGGGTGCGCTTTCATACACGCTCAAGGCGCTGCAGCAGCGGCATGGAGAGCTGCCGCTGGTGGGCGGGCGCGACGTGGTGCTTTACTGCAATTGCCCCAACGAGGTGTCGGCCGCCCAGGCTGCGCGCGTGCTGCTGGCCCGCGGCGCACGCCGCGCACTGCCGCTCACAGGCGGGCTCGACGCATGGGTAGCCTCGGGTCGGCCCACCAGTCTGCACTGA
- a CDS encoding aldo/keto reductase translates to MSIPTTRLGRTGLTVSRLALGTMTFGLQTDEAVSHSILDKAAEGGINFLDTADVYPLGGTVETTGRTEEIIGRWLQKQGPTGRRRFVVATKAVGKVGPNSWDQGASRKHLLDAIDASLKRLQTDHVDLYQLHSDDRETPLEESLEALDVIVRSGRARYIGVSNFLAYRLARALGKAELHKLTRYVSVQPRYSLLFREIERELLPLAAEEGLGVIPYNPLAGGLLTGKYKPGAKPEENTRFTLGTAGGMYQDRYWNERSFNTVTQLHKLADEAGVPLATLAVAWVMANPLITAPLLGASRPEQLDATLAAAEYKLDPALKQKLDELTAEYRKGDAPR, encoded by the coding sequence ATGAGCATTCCCACCACCCGGCTCGGCCGCACGGGCCTGACCGTGTCGCGCCTTGCGCTCGGCACCATGACCTTCGGCCTGCAGACCGACGAGGCCGTGTCGCACAGCATTCTCGACAAGGCCGCGGAAGGCGGCATCAACTTTCTGGATACGGCCGACGTGTACCCGCTGGGCGGCACCGTCGAGACCACCGGCCGCACCGAAGAAATCATCGGCCGCTGGCTGCAGAAGCAAGGCCCCACCGGCCGCCGCCGCTTCGTGGTGGCCACCAAGGCTGTCGGCAAGGTCGGCCCCAACAGCTGGGACCAGGGCGCATCGCGCAAGCACCTGCTCGACGCCATCGACGCCTCGCTCAAGCGGCTGCAGACCGACCATGTCGACCTGTACCAGCTGCACAGCGACGACCGCGAGACACCGCTCGAAGAGAGCCTGGAGGCGCTGGACGTCATCGTCAGATCCGGCCGCGCGCGCTACATCGGCGTGTCCAACTTCCTGGCCTACCGGCTGGCCCGCGCGCTCGGCAAGGCCGAGCTGCACAAGCTCACGCGCTATGTGTCGGTGCAGCCGCGCTACAGCCTGCTGTTCCGCGAAATCGAACGCGAGCTGCTGCCGCTGGCGGCCGAAGAAGGCCTGGGCGTAATTCCCTACAACCCACTGGCCGGCGGCCTGCTCACCGGCAAGTACAAGCCCGGTGCCAAGCCTGAGGAAAACACGCGCTTCACGCTCGGCACCGCGGGCGGCATGTACCAGGACCGCTACTGGAACGAGCGCAGCTTCAACACGGTGACGCAGCTGCACAAGCTGGCCGACGAAGCCGGTGTGCCGCTGGCCACGCTGGCGGTCGCGTGGGTCATGGCCAACCCGCTCATTACCGCGCCGCTGCTGGGCGCCAGCCGGCCCGAACAGCTCGACGCTACGCTGGCAGCCGCGGAATACAAGCTCGACCCGGCACTGAAGCAGAAGCTCGACGAGCTCACGGCCGAATACCGCAAGGGCGACGCGCCCCGCTAG
- a CDS encoding MFS transporter, which produces MNASPPAPDSSADTAVSSSASPRPVNFLRAVLALGVGGFAIGTGEFVIMGLLPEVARDIDVTIPQAGHVISAYALGVVIGAPVLAVLAAGWRRRALLIALMAIFAAGNFASAMAPGYMSLNLLRFATGLPHGTYFGVAALVAATLAPPGRRARAVGLVMLGLTGATLVGVPIAAWLGQLFGWRAAFVFVGVIALIAVALLRRDIPDLAAPAGASPWRELGALKRKQVWFTLGIGAIGFGGMFSVFSYIKPTLIEVAGLPLGGVPFVLALFGLGMVTGNLVGSRLADKSLMRTIGGLLVYAALVLAMFTFAAHNVFTAAFNVFLIGTTVAIGPALQIRLMDVAGDAQTLAAALNHSAFNMANALGAWLGGVAIAAGLGWTSTGWVGALLALAGIGIFAWAVMSARTGARQGGRLEAT; this is translated from the coding sequence TTGAACGCCTCCCCACCCGCGCCCGACAGCAGCGCGGACACCGCTGTTTCTTCTTCCGCATCGCCGCGCCCCGTCAACTTCCTGCGGGCCGTGCTCGCACTCGGCGTGGGCGGCTTCGCCATCGGCACGGGTGAATTCGTGATCATGGGCCTGCTGCCCGAGGTTGCGCGCGACATCGACGTCACCATTCCGCAGGCGGGCCACGTCATCAGCGCCTACGCGCTCGGCGTGGTCATCGGCGCGCCCGTGCTCGCGGTGCTTGCCGCGGGTTGGCGGCGCCGCGCACTGCTGATTGCGCTCATGGCCATTTTTGCCGCCGGCAATTTCGCCAGCGCCATGGCCCCGGGCTACATGTCGCTCAACCTGCTGCGCTTTGCGACCGGCCTGCCGCACGGCACTTACTTTGGCGTTGCCGCGCTGGTGGCGGCCACGCTGGCGCCACCCGGCCGCCGCGCGCGGGCCGTGGGCCTTGTCATGCTGGGGCTCACCGGCGCCACGCTCGTCGGCGTGCCGATTGCCGCCTGGCTCGGGCAGTTGTTCGGCTGGCGCGCGGCCTTCGTGTTCGTCGGCGTCATCGCGCTGATTGCCGTGGCGCTGCTGCGCCGCGACATTCCCGATCTTGCGGCGCCCGCAGGCGCCAGCCCCTGGCGCGAGCTTGGCGCGCTCAAGCGCAAGCAGGTGTGGTTCACGCTAGGCATCGGCGCCATCGGCTTCGGCGGCATGTTCTCGGTGTTCAGCTACATCAAGCCCACGCTCATCGAGGTGGCTGGCTTGCCTTTGGGCGGCGTGCCCTTCGTGCTTGCGCTGTTCGGCCTGGGCATGGTCACGGGCAACCTCGTCGGCTCGCGGCTGGCCGACAAGTCGCTCATGCGCACCATCGGCGGCCTGCTGGTGTATGCGGCGCTGGTGCTCGCCATGTTCACGTTCGCGGCGCACAACGTCTTTACCGCTGCGTTCAATGTGTTTCTCATCGGCACCACCGTCGCCATCGGCCCGGCGCTGCAGATTCGCCTGATGGACGTGGCCGGCGACGCGCAGACGCTTGCCGCCGCGCTCAACCACTCGGCCTTCAACATGGCCAACGCGCTCGGCGCGTGGCTCGGCGGCGTGGCCATTGCGGCGGGCCTGGGCTGGACCTCGACCGGGTGGGTCGGGGCGCTGCTGGCGCTCGCGGGCATCGGCATCTTCGCTTGGGCGGTAATGAGCGCACGCACCGGCGCACGGCAGGGCGGCCGGCTCGAAGCCACCTGA